A single window of Neisseria chenwenguii DNA harbors:
- a CDS encoding rhodanese-like domain-containing protein → MKKLLTAIVLAAVAATPAVGLAKKPAAEKAAAAQPVRAKGVWIDVRTPEEFAEGHLSGAINVPADQIAAQIAKISPDKNAPVNLYCRSGRRAEAALQQLKAMGYTNLTNHGGYQDLLKKGIK, encoded by the coding sequence ATGAAAAAACTGCTGACCGCCATCGTTCTCGCCGCCGTTGCCGCCACGCCCGCCGTGGGTCTGGCGAAGAAGCCCGCTGCCGAAAAAGCCGCCGCCGCACAGCCCGTGCGCGCCAAAGGCGTTTGGATTGATGTGCGCACGCCCGAAGAATTTGCCGAAGGCCATTTAAGCGGCGCAATTAATGTACCGGCGGATCAAATTGCCGCTCAAATTGCGAAAATCAGCCCCGATAAAAACGCCCCTGTCAATCTCTACTGCCGCAGCGGACGACGCGCGGAAGCCGCGTTGCAGCAGCTCAAAGCAATGGGTTACACCAATCTGACCAACCACGGCGGTTATCAGGATTTGCTGAAAAAAGGCATCAAATAA
- the waaA gene encoding lipid IV(A) 3-deoxy-D-manno-octulosonic acid transferase produces the protein MNRSRRLYTLLWHIAPPLIRRYLKKRAKKSPAYLENWNERFGEPYPNPVQNPIWVHAVSVGETRAAVPLAAELRRRFPDAPLLLTQMTPTGRETAQKLFPDAQCRYLPYDRPEWVAQFLRDHRPRFGVLMETEIWPNLMAGCAEAGVPLFLANARLSEKSQHGYLKIRRLVEPVMQTLSGCFAQTAADAERLHLIGASNVHVCGNTKYDIAPPDSMHRLAAEFKQRIGNRPVAVCASTRFYKGADEAQMLMRAWRNYRGDALLIVVPRHPERFQTAFNTAAELGFSVQKRSDNAPVSPQTQVWIGDSMGELAAYYLAADIAFVGGSLVDAGGQNIIEPIACGVPTLFGTSTYNFAAACAAALQSGAARQVGSAEEWRQAVEHYLNDETLRTDFAHQAEAFVAAHKGASRKMAEQIGKALGAPEEIHGYGETK, from the coding sequence ATGAACCGCTCCCGCCGGCTGTACACCCTTCTTTGGCACATCGCGCCGCCGCTGATCCGCCGCTATCTGAAAAAGCGCGCCAAAAAATCGCCCGCCTATCTTGAAAACTGGAACGAACGCTTCGGCGAGCCTTATCCCAATCCCGTTCAAAATCCGATTTGGGTGCACGCCGTTTCCGTCGGCGAAACCCGCGCCGCCGTGCCGCTGGCGGCCGAGTTGCGCCGGCGTTTTCCCGATGCGCCGCTGCTGCTCACGCAGATGACGCCGACGGGGCGCGAAACGGCGCAGAAGCTGTTTCCCGACGCGCAATGCCGCTACCTGCCCTACGACCGCCCCGAATGGGTGGCGCAGTTTCTGCGCGACCACCGCCCGCGTTTCGGCGTTCTGATGGAAACCGAAATCTGGCCGAACCTGATGGCCGGCTGCGCCGAAGCGGGCGTGCCGCTGTTTCTCGCCAACGCGCGGCTTTCCGAAAAATCCCAGCACGGCTACCTCAAAATCCGCCGTCTCGTCGAGCCCGTGATGCAGACCCTGAGCGGCTGTTTCGCCCAAACCGCCGCCGATGCCGAGCGGCTGCACCTCATCGGTGCGTCCAATGTCCACGTCTGCGGCAACACCAAATACGACATCGCCCCGCCTGATTCCATGCACCGCCTTGCCGCCGAATTCAAGCAGCGCATCGGCAACCGCCCCGTCGCCGTTTGCGCCAGCACCCGTTTTTACAAAGGCGCCGACGAAGCGCAAATGCTGATGCGGGCATGGCGGAATTATCGCGGCGATGCGCTGCTGATTGTCGTTCCCCGCCACCCCGAGCGTTTTCAGACGGCCTTCAACACCGCCGCCGAACTCGGTTTCAGCGTACAGAAACGCAGCGACAACGCCCCCGTTTCGCCGCAAACGCAGGTTTGGATCGGCGATAGCATGGGCGAGCTGGCCGCCTACTACCTCGCCGCCGACATCGCCTTCGTCGGCGGCAGCCTCGTTGATGCCGGCGGCCAAAACATCATCGAACCCATCGCCTGCGGCGTTCCGACCCTGTTCGGCACATCCACCTACAACTTCGCCGCCGCCTGCGCCGCCGCCCTGCAATCCGGCGCCGCGCGGCAGGTCGGCAGCGCGGAAGAATGGCGGCAGGCGGTGGAACATTATTTAAACGACGAAACCCTGCGCACGGATTTTGCCCATCAAGCCGAAGCCTTCGTTGCCGCCCACAAAGGCGCAAGCCGGAAAATGGCGGAACAGATCGGAAAAGCGTTGGGCGCTCCGGAAGAAATACACGGATATGGTGAAACGAAATAA